A single region of the Granulicella aggregans genome encodes:
- a CDS encoding VirB3 family type IV secretion system protein encodes MPEPTQKRRNRVFKSLHKPLTYMGIERTLFFMIAVTAVGMFNLFNTIIGAVLVFIGGCIFGHWVTNSDPAFLKILGRSEKFKLRYDTAKQTVPKVEVR; translated from the coding sequence ATGCCAGAACCAACTCAGAAGCGCCGCAACCGAGTCTTCAAGAGTCTGCATAAGCCCCTTACCTATATGGGCATCGAACGCACCCTTTTCTTCATGATCGCGGTGACGGCGGTGGGGATGTTCAACCTGTTCAACACGATCATCGGGGCCGTCCTGGTGTTCATCGGCGGCTGCATCTTCGGCCACTGGGTGACGAACTCCGACCCGGCGTTTCTCAAGATTCTCGGACGCTCCGAGAAGTTCAAACTGCGGTATGACACCGCCAAACAGACAGTTCCGAAGGTAGAGGTGCGGTAA
- a CDS encoding TrbC/VirB2 family protein, whose protein sequence is MTRRRIIIPTATIERTKLYLVRGAALLLCVLIFPLAAHASPFDSGISSIQTLFTGTIAKAASLIAIVIGGYAFAHGEPGAKKTLAGAAAGTGIAIMATNILTWLWGS, encoded by the coding sequence ATGACACGCAGACGAATCATCATCCCAACAGCAACGATTGAGCGCACGAAGCTCTATCTTGTACGCGGAGCAGCCCTGCTCCTATGCGTATTGATCTTCCCACTCGCCGCCCATGCGTCGCCGTTCGACAGCGGCATCAGCTCTATCCAGACGCTCTTTACCGGAACGATTGCAAAGGCCGCTAGCCTCATTGCAATCGTGATCGGCGGCTACGCATTCGCGCACGGAGAACCGGGAGCGAAGAAGACGCTCGCAGGGGCCGCCGCCGGAACCGGGATTGCGATCATGGCGACCAACATCCTTACATGGCTCTGGGGTTCCTAG
- a CDS encoding LysR family transcriptional regulator, producing MPDPIDLRHLKNLSVVAEEGNITRAAIRLFISQPGLSEQMKQLAQAAQVGLLVRHNNGVRTTAAAEILIAGSKHILQLCDDLLAAARSTETVAFLPMRLGFSLFVDHSLFETVCSTHTALYPSCEIKSQSGDNVELLTLLDRGDIDAALLTLPVTGLGLKTYPFTKSRLVVCMRADDPLSKLKAITPDDLASKLTIFREPKQHPEAHDRLMEMLTEIGIASDVASISKSPNDLQWMVESSYGYALVPEGAHLHRGLVTRPIVGVTWTVDSALILGRSTSHKALPRLVKELQKKFRVLPPAKPVRSVRPSKKDENRLLFG from the coding sequence ATGCCAGACCCGATCGATCTCCGTCATCTTAAGAACCTCTCCGTCGTGGCCGAAGAAGGCAATATCACCCGCGCCGCCATCCGCCTCTTCATATCGCAACCTGGCCTCAGTGAGCAGATGAAGCAACTCGCTCAGGCGGCTCAGGTCGGTTTGCTCGTGCGGCATAACAATGGAGTTCGAACGACTGCCGCAGCGGAGATACTGATTGCCGGAAGCAAACACATCCTCCAGCTCTGCGACGACTTGCTGGCTGCGGCGCGGTCTACAGAGACCGTCGCCTTTCTGCCCATGCGCCTGGGCTTCTCATTGTTCGTCGACCACTCTCTGTTCGAGACGGTCTGCTCCACCCACACGGCGCTCTATCCTTCGTGCGAGATCAAGTCTCAAAGTGGCGATAACGTCGAGCTTCTTACGCTGCTCGACAGAGGCGACATTGACGCTGCATTGCTGACGCTTCCCGTGACAGGGTTGGGCCTGAAGACGTATCCATTCACCAAGAGTCGGCTCGTAGTCTGCATGAGAGCCGACGATCCGTTGTCGAAATTGAAGGCGATCACGCCAGACGATCTTGCATCGAAACTGACGATCTTCCGTGAACCGAAGCAGCACCCAGAAGCCCACGACCGGTTGATGGAGATGCTGACTGAGATCGGGATTGCGAGCGACGTTGCAAGCATCAGCAAATCTCCCAACGACCTCCAATGGATGGTGGAATCCAGCTACGGCTACGCGCTTGTTCCAGAGGGTGCCCACTTGCATAGGGGGCTTGTCACCCGGCCAATCGTTGGGGTGACGTGGACTGTCGATAGCGCATTGATCCTGGGCAGATCGACTTCACACAAGGCTTTGCCACGGCTCGTAAAAGAGCTGCAAAAAAAGTTCCGGGTGCTGCCGCCCGCCAAGCCAGTTCGGTCAGTTCGGCCATCGAAAAAAGACGAAAACCGTTTGCTCTTCGGTTGA
- a CDS encoding helix-turn-helix domain-containing protein has translation MAEVNVTERKGPSRVTLPQVEELLVVGHETAEMLSISRSALVRGGVMSAPDNVLPRMLTVSEVATFLSVSDDTILKQFGSLPGVVDIGTSGGLHLRQKRVLRIPQRTLERYIADRQVKVRR, from the coding sequence ATGGCAGAAGTAAACGTCACCGAGCGCAAGGGCCCGAGCCGCGTCACGCTCCCTCAAGTTGAGGAACTCCTGGTCGTCGGACATGAGACCGCAGAGATGCTCTCCATCAGCCGGAGCGCCCTCGTTAGGGGTGGAGTAATGAGCGCGCCAGACAACGTGCTGCCTCGGATGCTCACTGTTTCTGAGGTCGCCACATTCTTGTCAGTGAGCGACGACACCATCTTGAAACAGTTCGGCTCTCTACCAGGTGTCGTTGACATTGGCACATCAGGCGGCTTGCACCTTCGACAGAAGCGGGTGCTGAGAATCCCACAAAGGACGTTGGAGCGGTACATTGCTGACAGGCAAGTAAAAGTACGGAGATAA
- a CDS encoding glycoside hydrolase family 78 protein, with amino-acid sequence MSVFTIVALNPSFAVISNADAQAPGRNDGTTWQAHWIAFPSQSQSDKGLAKDNREQTQRMPLFRDEFMVRKAIAKASLRISGLGQYEAHINAHNVTDAVLTPGWTDYRKRVFYNTYDVSDRLVRGKNTIGVMLGRGMYDVPETKGRYTKFSGSFGTPKLIAQLDIRYVDGTTETISTDAGWRTAPGPITFSSVYGGEDFDARLEPSGWDGPAFDAPAWSHAEVVEGPGGILEPETIPPIKPFERFDPVSVTHPAPDVTVYDLGQNFSGWPEIQVSGERGTEIRMIAGELLDEHGFVTQHSANASPGDENSFSYTLKGQGLERWHPRFSYWGFRYVQVDGPESVIHHLDGRFLHDAVDVTGSFTSSDELFNRIHKLINMAMLSNMVSVLTDCPHREKLGWLEQTHLAAASLMYNYDLSTLYTKIADDMQDAQLANGLVPSIAPEFPVFEGAFRDSPEWGIADILSTWSAYEFYGDRNTLKNHYGSMVRYLDYLQGQTQNHLLTYGLGDWYDIGPGEPGPSKLTSKGVTATSVYYQALTRMERIAVLTGHANDVSRYKQEAARVKAAFNAEYFHPDTNQYDKGSQTADAMPLVVGLVPEDRRAAVLVNLIGDIRKHSDHVTAGDVGYHYVVRALTDGDRSDVLYDMLSRTDKPSYGDQLAHGATTLTEAWDADPNSSQNHFMLGHAEEWFYRGLAGIQFNLDRDRDERIIIHPAIVGNIHSARATFRSSRGDIESGWSINEDTLRMNVVIPRGSTATITLPSGFARGVRINGSPLRTGGAILKVEASSGSVRCVVSSGIFTIEASKL; translated from the coding sequence TTGTCCGTCTTCACGATCGTAGCTCTCAATCCCTCGTTCGCAGTCATCAGCAATGCCGATGCTCAAGCTCCTGGCAGGAATGACGGCACGACGTGGCAGGCGCATTGGATCGCCTTTCCCTCCCAAAGCCAATCGGATAAGGGCCTTGCCAAGGACAATCGAGAACAAACCCAACGGATGCCCCTCTTTCGTGATGAATTCATGGTGCGCAAAGCAATTGCAAAAGCGAGCCTGAGAATTTCTGGCTTGGGTCAATACGAGGCGCATATCAATGCACACAATGTCACGGACGCCGTGTTGACTCCCGGATGGACGGACTACCGCAAGCGCGTCTTCTACAACACGTACGATGTGAGCGACCGGCTTGTGCGAGGCAAGAACACGATTGGCGTAATGCTCGGCCGGGGTATGTACGACGTCCCTGAGACCAAGGGGCGCTACACAAAGTTCAGTGGTTCCTTCGGCACGCCAAAGCTGATTGCACAACTGGACATCCGCTACGTCGATGGAACAACGGAGACGATCAGTACCGATGCCGGCTGGAGAACAGCTCCTGGCCCAATTACCTTCAGTTCCGTCTACGGCGGAGAAGACTTCGACGCCCGCCTGGAGCCATCAGGTTGGGACGGTCCGGCCTTCGACGCGCCGGCGTGGTCGCATGCGGAAGTTGTCGAGGGGCCCGGGGGGATCCTGGAGCCCGAGACAATCCCTCCGATCAAACCATTCGAACGCTTCGATCCTGTTTCAGTTACCCATCCAGCACCGGACGTGACCGTCTACGACCTTGGCCAGAATTTTTCAGGATGGCCGGAGATTCAGGTCTCTGGCGAACGCGGCACAGAGATTCGGATGATCGCCGGCGAGTTATTGGATGAACACGGCTTTGTCACCCAACACAGCGCCAACGCATCCCCCGGCGATGAAAATTCCTTTAGCTACACGCTCAAAGGACAGGGCCTTGAGCGCTGGCATCCCCGATTCAGCTATTGGGGGTTTCGTTATGTTCAGGTGGACGGCCCCGAGTCGGTCATCCACCACCTTGACGGGCGTTTTCTTCATGATGCAGTGGACGTCACTGGTTCGTTCACAAGCTCCGATGAACTGTTCAACCGGATTCATAAACTGATCAACATGGCGATGCTGAGCAACATGGTCAGCGTTCTCACAGACTGCCCGCATCGCGAGAAACTCGGCTGGTTGGAGCAGACGCATCTGGCCGCAGCATCGCTCATGTACAACTACGATCTCTCGACGCTCTACACGAAAATTGCCGACGACATGCAGGACGCGCAACTGGCCAACGGCCTCGTGCCATCAATCGCTCCTGAGTTTCCCGTCTTCGAAGGAGCATTTCGGGACTCGCCGGAGTGGGGCATAGCGGACATCCTGAGCACGTGGTCAGCCTATGAGTTTTACGGCGATCGAAACACTCTGAAGAACCACTACGGCTCTATGGTCCGCTATCTTGACTATCTGCAAGGACAAACACAGAACCATCTGCTGACCTATGGTCTGGGTGACTGGTACGACATCGGTCCCGGAGAACCGGGTCCATCCAAACTCACTTCAAAGGGCGTGACCGCAACGTCCGTGTACTACCAGGCACTCACTCGCATGGAACGCATCGCCGTTCTAACTGGCCATGCGAATGATGTTTCGCGGTACAAGCAGGAAGCAGCTCGGGTGAAGGCGGCGTTCAACGCAGAATACTTTCACCCGGATACCAATCAGTACGACAAGGGCAGCCAGACAGCCGATGCGATGCCGCTCGTCGTTGGGTTGGTGCCCGAAGATCGCCGGGCCGCAGTTCTGGTGAATTTGATCGGGGACATCCGCAAGCACTCCGACCATGTGACTGCCGGAGATGTCGGATATCACTACGTGGTGCGCGCCCTGACCGATGGAGACCGCTCAGATGTCCTGTACGACATGCTGAGCCGTACAGACAAGCCGAGTTACGGCGACCAGCTTGCGCACGGCGCTACGACGTTGACCGAGGCGTGGGACGCGGACCCAAACTCGTCTCAAAATCACTTCATGCTCGGCCATGCGGAGGAATGGTTCTACCGCGGATTGGCGGGTATCCAATTCAATCTCGATCGCGACAGAGACGAGCGAATCATCATCCATCCGGCAATCGTTGGCAATATCCACAGTGCCAGGGCGACCTTTCGCTCCAGCAGGGGAGACATAGAGAGTGGATGGTCAATCAATGAGGATACGCTGCGTATGAACGTGGTCATTCCGCGAGGTTCGACGGCAACGATTACCCTTCCATCCGGATTTGCAAGAGGTGTCCGTATCAATGGAAGTCCATTGCGAACCGGAGGAGCAATCCTGAAAGTTGAGGCTTCGTCAGGATCTGTTCGTTGTGTCGTCAGTTCAGGCATATTTACGATCGAGGCTTCGAAGCTCTAG